A single region of the Mustela lutreola isolate mMusLut2 chromosome 2, mMusLut2.pri, whole genome shotgun sequence genome encodes:
- the ACTL9 gene encoding actin-like protein 9, with protein MEANQSSCRKPQPSPEASRPGVNPNSILAKKTPQQEPPSMVGDRLPPRTGAVVIDMGTGTCKMGFAGQARPTYTVTTVVGYQPKKPATNEQQVLETFIGEAARRRPELTLVQPVRNGIVVDWDAAELIWRHLLEHDLRVAPQDHPLLFSDPPFSPTTNREKLVEVAFESLCSPAMYVASQSVLSSYAHGRISALVVDTGHGVTCTVPVFQGYNLPHATERLDLAGTHLTAFLAEMLLSSGLTLGQQDLDTVENIKHRYCYVAPDFLKEQARPEQEYQQTLQLPDGRTVTLGKELFQCPELLFSPPEMPGLVPVGIPAMAKQSLHKVPLEVRADVAQNVLLCGGSSLFQGFEGRFRAELLRSQPPEAHVVVAAQPTRNFSVWIGGSILASLRAFQSCWVLREQYEEQGPHIVYRKCY; from the coding sequence ATGGAAGCCAATCAGTCCAGCTGCAGGAAGCCCCAGCCTTCCCCAGAGGCCTCCAGGCCTGGCGTGAACCCCAACTCAATCCTGGCGAAGAAGACCCCGCAGCAGGAGCCCCCCAGCATGGTGGGTGACAGGTTGCCCCCAAGGACCGGCGCGGTGGTCATTGACATGGGCACGGGTACCTGTAAGATGGGCTTCGCAGGGCAGGCCCGGCCCACCTACACTGTGACCACCGTCGTGGGCTACCAGCCCAAGAAGCCGGCCACCAATGAGCAGCAGGTGCTGGAGACTTTCATCGGCGAGGCCGCCCGCAGGCGCCCAGAGCTGACCCTGGTGCAGCCCGTGCGGAACGGCATCGTGGTGGACTGGGACGCGGCCGAGCTCATCTGGCGCCACCTGCTGGAGCACGACCTCCGCGTGGCACCCCAGGACCACCCGCTGCTGTTCTCCGACCCGCCCTTCAGCCCCACCACCAACCGCGAGAAGCTGGTGGAGGTGGCCTTCGAGTCGCTCTGCTCCCCTGCCATGTACGTGGCTTCCCAGTCGGTGCTGTCCTCCTATGCGCACGGGAGGATCAGCGCGCTGGTGGTGGACACCGGCCATGGGGTCACCTGCACGGTGCCCGTCTTTCAGGGCTACAACCTGCCCCATGCCACCGAGCGCCTGGACCTGGCAGGCACGCACCTGACCGCCTTTCTGGCAGAGATGCTGCTCAGCTCGGGCTTGACGCTGGGCCAGCAGGACCTGGACACGGTGGAGAACATCAAACACCGCTACTGCTACGTGGCCCCCGACTTCCTCAAGGAGCAGGCCCGGCCGGAGCAGGAGTACCAGCAGACCCTGCAGCTGCCCGACGGGCGGACCGTCACACTGGGCAAGGAGCTGTTCCAGTGCCCCGAGCTGCTATTCAGCCCCCCCGAGATGCCGGGGCTGGTGCCCGTGGGTATCCCCGCCATGGCCAAACAGAGCCTTCACAAGGTGCCCCTGGAGGTGCGGGCCGACGTGGCCCAGAACGTGCTGCTCTGCGGGGGCTCCTCACTCTTCCAGGGGTTCGAGGGCCGCTTCCGGGCTGAGCTGCTGCGCAGTCAGCCTCCGGAGGCCCACGTGGTGGTGGCGGCGCAGCCCACCAGAAACTTCTCGGTGTGGATCGGGGGCTCCATCCTGGCTTCGCTGCGCGCCTTCCAGTCCTGCTGGGTCCTGCGGGAGCAGTACGAGGAGCAAGGGCCCCACATCGTGTACCGCAAATGCTACTGA
- the NFILZ gene encoding NFIL3 like protein, giving the protein MDVGLSGLPVVSQGRSKTLRGRGPVVRRQREFMPEEKKDTVYWEKRRKNNEAAKRSREKRRLNDAALESRLAALLEENALLRAELWALRHRFGLLPSIAGSRTLPLQALLWEPPWTGELGSRAEPLPSLPGSHGCLLRPCALDTGVPGCRGCLVAHKWTGLASSPRCPQDPAPHTPKRMDMALQAALPATLFSCHLLDEHGGTRPELRPFWGLWSPMASGYQAPGPSDVLLTPTADPMQLPPGMAYPVPGSDPEGLPQPSLPHKLRIKSQALGRGPPGWGGGRAPL; this is encoded by the coding sequence ATGGACGTGGGTCTCTCAGGCCTTCCAGTTGTATCTCAGGGTCGCAGCAAGACCCTGCGGGGCAGGGGCCCAGTCGTGCGGCGGCAGCGTGAGTTCATGCCGGAAGAGAAGAAGGACACGGTTTACTGGGAGAAGCGGAGGAAGAACAACGAAGCGGCCAAGAGGTCCCGGGAGAAGAGGCGTCTCAATGACGCGGCCCTCGAGAGCAGGCTGGCCGCGCTGCTGGAGGAGAACGCTCTGCTCAGGGCTGAGCTGTGGGCGCTCAGGCATCGCTTTGGGCTTCTGCCCTCCATTGCGGGTTCCCGGACCCTGCCCCTGCAGGCGCTGCTGTGGGAGCCCCCCTGGACTGGAGAGCTGGGTTCGAGGGCTGAgccactcccctccctccctggctcccaTGGCTGCCTTTTGAGGCCATGCGCTTTGGACACTGGGGTTCCAGGATGCCGGGGCTGCCTGGTGGCTCACAAGTGGACTGGTCTGGCCTcttcccccaggtgcccccaggaccctgctccccacacccccaagAGAATGGACATGGCCTTGCAGGCTGCCCTCCCAGCTACCTTGTTCAGCTGTCATCTCCTGGATGAGCATGGGGGGACCAGACCGGAGCTCAGGCCCTTCTGGGGGCTGTGGTCACCCATGGCCTCTGGCTACCAAGCCCCTGGGCCCTCCGATGTGCTGCTCACCCCCACGGCCGATCCCATGCAGCTGCCTCCTGGGATGGCCTATCCTGTCCCAGGGAGCGATCCTGAGGGCCTTCCtcagccctccctgccccacaaACTGCGCATCAAGTCCCAAGCCTTGGGCAGAGGACCtccagggtgggggggtggccgGGCCCCCCTCTGA